The sequence ACGTCCAGCCCACGGCAGGAGGCGAGCCCTACAAGCTCACCTTCTTCGAGCACGATGCCTTCCACCCGCGCTGGTCGCCGGACGGCGAGTGGATCGCCTTCATCACCAACGAGGGCGGGCTTCCCCAGCTTGCGCTGCTCGAGACCTACGGCGGCGCGCTGCGCACGGTCAACATCACGGAGCGCCGCTGGAAGGAGCCCATGGGCACGCTCACGGTGACCACGATGGACACCGACGGGGAACCGGTCGGCACGCGCATCCACCTCACCGCTTCCGACGGCAAGCATTACACCCCGCCCGACGCCTACTCGCGGATCAGCCGCGCGCGCGACCACATCTTCCATCACATCGGAACGTTCGAGATCGAACTGCCCCCCGGCACCGCCCGAATGACCGTCGTCCGCGGCTTCGAGCACACCCCCCGCGAGTTCGACGTGGAAATCGTCGCCGGCGAAGAAGTCGGCATGACCGTCCAACTCGACGAAATATCGGACCTGAGCGACGAAGGCTGGTACTCCGGCTCGACCCACGTGCACATGAACTACGCCGGCAACCTCCACAACACTCTCGAGAACCTCATGATGATGTCGGAGGCCGAGGACCAGGACGTGGTGGCCGAACAGATCGCCAACAAGGACAACCGAATTCTCGACCACCAGTTCTTCGTGCCCGGCGGCGGCGCCCACCCGCTCTCCCGTCCGGACATGGTGCTGGTGGTGGGCCAGGAGTACCGCCCGCCCTTCTATGGGCACGTCTTCATGTTCGGGATGACCGACCACCTCATCTCCCCGTATGTGACCGGGTACGAGCAGACCGCGATCGAGAGCCTCTATCCCTCCAACACCGACATGTTCAGGAAGGCCAAGGCGCAGGGCGCGACCACCGCCTACGTGCATTCCGGCTACAGCGGCGACCCGCTCGAGGGAAACCTGGGAGGCGCCAAGGGCTTCATCGTGGACGCGGCGCTCGAGACCACCGACGGCGTCGAGTGGTCCACCCCACAGGACGGCTATCCGCCCGTCTACGCGGTCTGGAGCAACGATTTGCGCTCCTACGTGGTGGGTGGCGAGGACTCCATCTCCAACCTGCACGCGACCCCGCTGGTGGGCTCGATGCGCACCTACATCCGCACGCCGGACGGCGAGTTGTCGATGGAGGGCTGGTTCGAGGGCATGCGCGCCGGCAACTCCTTCGTCTCCAGCGGCCCGCTCCTGGACGTCACGGTCGACGGACGCATTCCGGGGGAGGACCTGGAGATGGCCTCCGGCGGCGAGGTGACGGTTCGGGTCCGCGCCTGGGGCGTCGTGCCCATGCGCACGGCGGTCATCGTGATGAACGGAGAGGTCGTGGAGGAGATACCGTTCGAGGGCGACCGGTTGTCACTCGATGTCGAGCGCACCGTGCAGGTGGAGCGCAGCGGCTGGATCCACGTGCGCGTCCGTGGAGACAGGGAGGACCGCGCACCGCTGGACACCTCCTACCCGCTCGCGCTCACCAACCCGGTGTGGCTTACGGTCGCCGGCGCGCCCATTCGCAGCCGGAGCGCGGCCGACTACGCGCTCCGCTGGATCGACAGGCTGCAGGAGATGGCGGAGGAGTGGCCCGGCTGGCGTTCGGACGCCGAGAAGGCGCACGTGTACGCCCAGTTCGACGAGGCGCGTGCCATCTACCGCAGCCGGGGGGAGGAGGCAGCGCCGGGGACCTGACTCGGTTCGCCTCAGCCCTCCGGGCCCGAGTACCTCACCTCGCCGCCGACGATCGTGTACACGACCTCGGTGGCGGGAATGTCGTCCTCGGGGATCGTCATGATGTCCTGCGAGAGGACGACGATGTCGGCCAGCTTGCCGGGGGTGAGCGAGCCCTTCAGGTGCTCCTCGAAGGCGGCGTAGGCGTTGTTGATGGTGTAGCTCTCGAGCGCCTCTTCGCGTGTCATGCGATGCTCGCCGGAGAGGACCTGGCCGTTGTTCATGCGCCGGCTCACCGATGAGTAGAAGCTCGCGATCGGCGAAATATGCTCCACGGGCACGTCGGTGCCGTTCGCGATCATGACCCCGGCATCCAGGATGTCCCGCCACACGTAGGATGTCTGGATCATCCGCTCCCGCCCCAGGCGGTCCGCCAGCCAGGGTCCGTCGGAGGTGGCATGGACGCCCTGCATCGAGGCGATGATATCCAGTTCAGCGAAACGCCCGACGTCGGCCGGGTTGAGATGCTGGGCGTGCTCGATGCGCCAGCGCAGGTCGGTCCGGTCGGGATTGGCTGCGAACACCTTCTCGTAGAGGTCGAGCACCTCCCGGTTGGCGCGGTCGCCGATGGCGTGGGTGTTGACCTGGTAGCCGTGCCGGATGGCGACCTCGGCGGTGCCGGTGATGTCTTCCACGGTCTCGAGCACCAGCCCCGGGTTGTCGATGTCGATGTAGTTCTCGAGCAGCCACGCCCCGTGCGACCCCAGCGCCCCGTCGATCTGGCGCTTGATGGAGCGCACCGCCAGGAAGTCGTTGCCCTCGGGGATGATGCGGTAGGCCGGGAGCTTCTCGTTCATGACCTCGTTGGACTCGCGGCGCACCATCACGTAGAGGCGCACCGGGAGCGCGCCCTCCGCCGCCAGCGCGCGCAACCGGTCGATGGTGCCGAAGTCGCTGCCCGCGTCCTGGAAGCTGGTCACCCCGTAGGCCAGGGCCTCCGCACCGGCCAGCTCGACCGCGCGCACGAACTCGGCGTCCACGTCCTCGGCGGAGCGTCCCTCACCGGAGCGTGCGACGGCTTCGCTCACCAGGAGCTGGGCGGTCTCGCGCATCAGGCCGGTGGCGGCGCCCGAGGCGTCCCGCACGATGGTGCCGCCCATCGGGTCGGGAGTGTTGTCGTCGATCCCGGCGAGCTGCATCGCCAGGGCGTTGGCGAAGGAGGCGTGGCCGCTGGCGTGCCCCAGACTGACCGGGTTCTCCGGGCTCGCAGCCGAAAGCTCGGTGTGCAGCGGCACGCCGTCGACATTGGGCTCAGGCGTCGAGGTCCACTTCTCCTGGTGCCAGCCGCGCCCGGTCACCCACTCGCCCGGAGCCGCCCGGCTGGACGCTTCCCCCACCATCTGCACGATGTCGTCCCAGCTGGTAGCGGTGGTGAGGTCGAGGATCATCTTCGAGCGGCCCAGGCTCATGTAGTGGCCGTGACCCTCGATAAAGCCGGGGATCACCAGCCGGCCGTCGAGTTCGACGACCTCGGTCGAGGGCCCGACGTGGCCGGCGATCTCCTCGTTCGTCCCCACGGCCGTGATGGTGTACCCCGTCACCGCGAGCGCCTCCGCTTCCGGCCGCGCGTCGTCGACGGTCACGACCTTGCCGCCCGTCAGCACCAGATCCGCGTACTCGGCGGGGCCCGGTTCGCAGGCGACGATCAGAACACCCAGCAGGAACACCGATCGCGTGAGCGGAACAAACGCGGACAGCTTGCTCATGGGAACTCCGGGCAAGGATGGAGGCGTCAGGGCGCCATGCGGTCCAGAAACGCGCGCTCGTCCACCGTGAGGCTGCGGACGCCGAACGCCTGCACCTTGCGGAGCAGCGCGACGACCTCGGCGCGGTTGAGTTCGTGCAGCTCGTCCACGGGGATGAGGTCCCACTTGCGCCGCATCTCCGCTTCGGGCCGGGCCTTGACCACTCCCTGCATGCGCCGCCGCACCATCCGCCGGCGGCGTTGCCGGGCCCAGAGGTAGACCAGCGCGCCGGCGAAGCCGCCCAGGTGCGCGAAGTGCGCCACGCCATCGTCTACCTGAGTGATGCCCGCGAAAAGGCTGAAGCCCGCAAGAAACAGGATCAGCCATCGCGCACGAATCGGCAGGATGCCCCAGATGTAGACCGGCTCCCGGGGCCAGTAGCGGGCGAAACCCAGCAGGACCGCGAACACCGCACCCGAGGCCCCCACGACCGGCGCCATGGGAGGCAGGAACGAGAAGAGCGCGCCTCCAAGACCGCCGAACAGGTAGAGCCTGAGGAAGTGCGCGGACCCCATGCGCAGCTCCAGCCGGGGACCGAAGAAGTAGAGCCCCAGCATGTTGAGGGCGAGATGCCAGAAGCCCGCATGGAGGAACATGTAGGTGAGAAGCGTCCACGGCCGCAGATAGGCCAGCTGCGGCACCAGGGTGAGCGCCCAGAAGCCGTCGGATCGCGGCCCCGCGACCGCAAAAAGCAGAAAGACCACCACGTTGGCGGTGATCAGTCTTCGTACCCACGGTGTCATCTCGGGCCGGCCCTTCCGTCCGCGGTCTCGTGAGGGGTTGGAGGCGGAGCGGCATGGGCTGGCTGCCATGGAGCCGCGCCCGCGCCATCAGTACCAGCGCCCGGCGCGGCTGGTTCCGGGATTCGCGCGCCGGGTCTGGTGATTCGGCGGCGCACCCGTTCATATTCCGGGTTCGAAATCCGAATCGAGACTGGAGAACCGGATGATGAATTCGACGTCGCGCTGGATCGTCCCGCTGCTCGTTGCCGTGACCGCCTGCCAGGGAGGCGAAGTGCCCCCCCGGGCGGAGGATGGCGTCCCCCCGACCCTCGGCCTGCGCTCACAGCACGGGATGGTGTCGTCCGCCAACCTGATCGCCAGCGAGGTGGGCGCCGAGGTGCTGGCCAGCGGAGGGAACGCGGTGGACGCCGCCATCGCCACCGGCCTCGCCCTGGCGGTGGTCCACCCGACCGCGGGGAACATCGGGGGCGGGGGCTTCATGGTCATCCGCAGCCCCGACGGCGCCGCAACTGCCATCGACTTCCGTGAGAAGGCGCCCCTCGCCGCCCATCCGGAGATGTTCACCGACGAGGACGGCGAGTACTCCTTCGAGATCCACCACAGCAGCTATTACGCCGTCGGCGTTCCGGGCACGGTGGCAGGCTTCGCCCTCGCCCACGAGCGTTACGGCAGCGGAACGCCCTGGGCGGATCTCGTGGAGCCCGCGGTCGGGCTGGCCGGCGACGGCTTCACCCTCAGCCCTGCGCTGGCGCGTTCACTGGCCAACGTCCTCCCGCGCATGGAGCCTTATCCCGCAAGCGTCGCGCAGTTCTCGAAGGACGGCGTTCCCTACGAGGAGGGAGAGCTCTTCCGGCAGCCGGATCTGGCGCGCACGCTGGCGCGCATCCGCGACCAGGGCCACGACGGCTTCTACAGCGGCGAGACCGCGCGCCTCCTGGCCGAGGAGATGGTGCGCGGCGGCGGCATGATCACGGAGGAGGACCTGGCCCGCTACCAGGCGCAGGAGCGAACTCCCATCCACGGGACCTACCGCGGTTACGACCTCGTCTCGATGCCGCCCCCCTCGAGCGGCGGCACCGCCATCGTCCAGATGCTCAACATCCTGGAAGGCTTCGAGCTGGCGGCGCTGGGGCACAATAGCGCGGCCTACGTCCATCATCTCACCGAGGCGATGCGCCTCGCCTACCGCGACCGGGCCCAGCATCTGGCCGACACCGATTTCGTCGACGTGCCGCTGGAGCGGCTCACCAGCAAGGACTACGCGGACGAGCTGCGGGACAGGATCCACGCCGACCAGGCCGGCCACTCCGAGCCGTCCCAGCTGGTCATGGCGGAGGAGAGCACCGAGACCACCCACTATTCGGTGGTGGACCGCGACGGGATGGCGGTCTCGGTCACCTACACGCTGGAACAGGGCTACGGCTCGAAGATCACCGTGCCCGGAGCGGGCTTCCTCCTCAACAACGAGATGGGCGACTTCAACGGCAAGCCGGGCCTCACCAACGACCGCGGACTGATCGGCACCGAGGCCAACCTGGCCCGGCCCGAGCAGCGCATGCTCTCGAGCATGAGCCCGTCGGTGCTGTCGCGTGACGGCGAGTTGGTGGCGGTCATCGGCACTCCGGGCGGGCGCACCATCATCAATACCGTGATGCAACTGGTGCTCAACATCGTCGATCACGGGATGACCATCGAGGAGGCGGTGGCCGCGCCCCGGATCCATCACCAGTGGCTCCCGAACAACGTGCGCATCGAGGAAGGCGGCATTTCGGACGGGGACCTCGCGGCGCTGGAGGCGATGGGCCACGAGGTCCAGGTGAGGGGCAGCCAGGGGCGGGCCAGCTCGATCGGAGTCGATCCGGAGACCGGCGAGTTCGTCGGCGCCCCCGACCCGCGCAGCCCGGACGGAGGGGCGGCGGCACCGCCGGGCAACTGACGGCGGCTCTCCTCCGGCAGGAGCGGCCGAAGAGGTCCGGGATGCGCTGCGCGGGACAACCCGGACGCCGCTCGTGAAGGAGCATACCGCACCGGCCCACCCCTACCTCGTCGTCTTCGCCCTCTGGCTGCTCGTGTTCTCGGCGAGCAGTCAGACCATGGTGATCGCCCCGATCCTGCCCCTGATCCGCGAAGAGCTGGGCATCGCCGATGCTCTTCTGGGCACCCTGGTCACGGTCTACAGCCTGATGGTGGGGATCATGGCCGTGATCTCCGGCCCGATCTCCGACCGCATCGGCCGGCGCCGCATCCTGCTGCTGGGAGCGGGGGCGATGACCTGCGCTCTGGCCCTGCACACCTTCGTGGATTCCTTTCCGGAGTTCCTCGTGGTGCGCGTGCTCGCGGGCGCCGCGGGCGGCGTGCTCTCCGGCGCGGCCGTCTCCTACGTCGGCGACTATTTCCCCTACAGGCGGCGCGGATGGGCGACCGGCTGGGTCATGAGCGGGTCGGCCGTCGGCCTCATCATCGGCATCCCCGTGGGCGTCCTGCTGGCGGGTGAATTCGGCTTCCGCAGCCCCTTCTACTTCTTCGGCGTCATGATGGCGCTGACCTTCCTGCTGGTGTACACGCGGCTGCCGCAGCCCCCCGTGAAGCGCCGGCGCTCGCGGTTGACGGTCAACCGCGCGATCGCGGGCTACGCCGTCATGCTGCGCCGCCCGGAGATCGCCTTTGCCGCGCTCGCCTTCTTCACCGTGTCGCTCGGCGTCGCGCTTTTCGTGGTCTACTTCCCCACCTGGCTGGAAGCCTTCCACGACGCCACCGCCGAACAGATCGCATCGCTGTTCCTGGTGGCCGGAGTGGCCAACGTCATCGCGGGCCCCCAGGCCGGGAGACTGTCGGATCGGGTGGGCCGCAAAGTGATGGTGATCTCCTCCTGCCTGGGCCTCTCGGTGGTCATGCTCGCGACGGTGCCGCTCATCACCAGCCTCTGGGTCGCCTATCCGCTCTACGCCTTGATGATGATGCTGATCGCGATGCGCACGAGCCCGTACTCGGCACTCCTGACGGCGCTCGTGCCCGCCAACCGGCGCGGTTCTCTCATGAGCCTGACGGTCGCGCTCGGGCAGGTGGGATTCGCGCTGGGCGCGATGTTGGCGGGGTACTCCTATGCGAACCTGGGATTCGGCGGCAACACCGTCATCGGGGCGGTCGCGGTGCTGTGCATGGGATGGATGGTGTGGGCCCGGCTGCCCGAGCCGGAGCGGGAGTGAGGCGCTCTACGCCCCGAGCCATTGCAGAACCCGGGTTGACCCCGGACGCCACTGAGTAATACTGTCGACGGTACTACGTTATTCCCCATGATCGTTAGACCTTGCAGGGAGATCCACTGCGGATGACGCCCATATCGTTGAAGATGCCGAGGCAACTGGCCCGGGAGGTCACCGAGGCCGCGCGTCGCCGTGGCGTCAGCAGATCCGCGCTGATTCGCGAGATCCTCGAGGCGTTTCTGCGCTCGGAGAGGTCCACGCAACATGAATCGGCCCTGTCTCAAGCAGCAGACCTCGCTGGCGCCTTCCCCGGGCCGGAAGACCTGTCGGTGAACCCGGACTACATGCGCGGGTTCGGTCGTTGAAACCGGAGGTCATCCTCGATACGGGCCCATTGATCGCGTTCCTGAATCCCCGGGACAGGTATCACCGCTGGGCCCGCGAGCAGTGGGCCCGGGCAAGCCCTCCGTTCCTGACCTGTGAAGCAGTCATCGCCGAGGCCTGTTTTCTCGCGCACCGTCTCGCCACCGGAGCGCAGGGGGCGGTGGTGTCGCTGATCGAGCGCGGCGTCCTCGACGCGTCGTTTCGGCTGGGCGATGAAGCCGGTACGGTCCGGCGCATGATGAAGAAGTACCACGATGTCCCGATGTCGCTGGCGGATGCATGCATCGTCCGCATGTCGCAGCAACACCCGGGAAGCGTGGTCCTTACGCTGGACAGTGATTTCCGGATCTTTCGGCGAAGCGGGCGCCAGCCCGTGCCGGTCCGGATGCCCGACGGGTGATGAGGGACATTGTCGGCGCTCCCCCGCGCGCTACGGCCGGCAGTCATCGCTCGCCACCGCCCGGCTCATCCTCCACGAAGCCCCGATAGCCCAGCGGGCGCTGACGCGGCCAGACCTCGTCCAGGGTCTCGGCCTCGAAGAGCCGCCCGTTGATCATCACCTGCTCGACCGATACGGAGTTGCGCAGGTCGTCGAGCGGGTTGCGCGAAAGGATCGCCAGGTCGGCCAGCTTTCCGGGCTCGAGCGACCCGAGCTCCCTCTCGAGCCCTATGCCATGGGCGCCAAAGATGGTCGCGGACCGGAGGGCGTCGTGGTTCGACATTCCGCCTGAACCCACCATCCAGAGCTCCCAGTGGAAGCCCAGGCCCTGCAACTGGCCGTGGCTCCCCACCCCCGCGAAGCCGCCGTCGGCCACGACATCGGCGAGGAAGCGGGCGTGGTCCTCGAAGACGTATTCCTCGTCCATGGCCCAGGCCACGGCCCCCGCGGCCCCGGCACGGCGGCGCGTGCGCGCATCGAGGGTCTCGTGCGGGGTGAAGCGGGCCAGGCGCTCGTTGTCGTGGACGTCTCCACGCGTGAACCAGTAGATCTCGCCCATCGGACCGCCGAAGGAGACGATGAGCGTCGGGGTGTTCACGACCTTCGTCTCGGAAAAGAGCCGCACGACATCCCGATAGAGGGGATAGACGGGCAGGTTGTGCTCGATGCCGGGGTAGCCGTCGATGGCGTGCGTGAGGTCGAGCTGGAAGTCCAGGCCGGCCTCGGTCGTGGGCATGAGCTCCAGTTCGCGCGCGGCCATGACCAGCCACTGCCGCTGCTGGCGGTTGCCCGCGAGGTACATCTTGAACGTCTTGGTGTCGTAGTACTCCGAGTACCGCTTGAGGATGTCGCGCGCGTGGTCGAGGTCGCGGATCCCTTCGCGTGCCTGGTAGTTGCCGAAGACCCCCGGCCCGGTGGAGTAGATGCGCGGCCCCAGGATGTCGCCCGAGCGCACCCGGTCGGCGTAGGTGAGGACGTCCGAGACGCCGGTCTGCGGGTCGCGCGTGGTGGTGACGCCGAAGGCCAGGTTGGCGAGGTAGCCCCACGGCTGCGTGGTGTGGACGCCGGCCGGCGGACGGAGGTGGGCGTGGGTGTCCACGAAGCCGGGTGTGATGGTCATGCCCGTGACGTCGCGGACCTCGGTGCCTTCGGGGACGTCCAGCGACCCGGCCGGGCCGAGCGCGACGATGCGGTTGCCATCGACCAGGATGTCGCCCCGCTCGATGACTTCGTCGCCCCGCATGGTGATCAGGCGGGCGCCGCTGAGCAGCAGTCGTCCCGTCGGAAGATCGCGGGGCGCGTCGAGGGCGACGCGCACTTCGACGGGCTGGTAGCGGGCGGCGGAGGCGGCCGCCTCCGCACCGCCTTCGACCGGATCGCCGGCGGGTTCCTCCGTCTCAGGGTCGTCGCCGGCCGCCTCCACGCTGTCCGCGAACGCCTCCGCCGCTGCCGGGTCGTATCGGAAATACGCGTTCCCCAGCGCCCAGGCGACGATCTGGCCGTCGCTGCTCCACGACGGAAACTCGCCACCGAAGTCGGTGATCCGGGTGACGGGCACGGGCGCGCCAGAGGGATTGCGGACCGATATCGTCGGCGCCTCGCCGCCCACCTGCGGCACGGTTAACAGATAGAGGTCGTTGCCCACCCTGGCCAGCGCGCGGCCCCCGGCTGGGGACATGCGGATCGAGGACGCGTTGGCGGGCGGGCCGCCCCGGTTGGCCGAAAAACCGGTCACCTTGAGGTGCTCCTTCTCGTCGGTGCCGTCCCAGCGCAGGGAAACCAGCCCGCGCGCGCCCGCATGCATGTAGATGCGGTCGGGCTGGTCGGCGCGGAAGTGCGGCTGCGAGCGGCCCAGGGCTTCGGCCACGACGGTGGGTGCGCCGGTCGCGCTGGACCCGTACCAGACGACGTCGGTCTGGCTGCCGCCCCCCGCTCCGGGCAGGCGGCTGCGCACCGCGGCCCGCAGGACCACGACCCGGTTGCCGTCGGGCGACCACGCGGGGGCTTGCACGTAGTGCGGCGCCTGCGAGAGCCGGCGGGCGTCGCCGTCATCGGCCGGCACCGTCCACAGGTGCCCGCCGCCGGGCTCCAGCCAGCTTACCGCCGCGATGGTCTCGCCGTCGCGCGACCAGGCCGGGTGGAACAGGGCGCCTTCGATGTCCGCCCCGATGCGCCGCGGCGCGCCCCCATCCGCGTCCATGACATACAGCCGCCCCAGCGCGGTGAAGGCCACCTCGCTTCCGTCCGGCGAGAGCACCACGTCGCGGATCTGGCGCACGCGGAAGGTTGGCGTGTCCTCGACCGGGTAGTCGAAGTCCAGGCGGGGCCCCGCGTGGACCACCACATCGGCCGTGAAGGGGATCGCGGCGGGCTCGCTCCCGTCCAGCGGCACCCGCCAGAGCCGCCCGCCATAGGAGGCGACGAGCGACGAGGCGTCGGGCGTGAAGGCGTAGCCCGGAAGCAGGTCGAGGGTCGCGCGGCTCTCCATGTCGTCGCGCTGCACCGGGTAGACCAGCCAGCGCTCGTCGCCTGTGGCCAGATCGCGGGCGCGCAGCCCGGTAGCATCCTCGTGCCGGGAACCGTACACCAGGGTGCCGCCGTCCGGGGACACGGCGGGCCGGAACCCAGACCCGTAACGTCCGGTCACCGTGGCCTGCCGCCCCGTCTCGCGGTCGTAGCGGATGAGCTGGTACTTGGGGAAGGCCGCGTCATAGGTCCAGTCGCGCGTCCCCTGCGCCAGGTAGATGTAGCGCCCGCCAGGGTCGAAGGCGGCACCGATGGCCTTGAGCTGCTCGGGCTCGTCGATCAGGGCGATCCCGCTCCCGCCGTCGCGGTGGAAGAGCCACGGCTTGGCGGCCCCGCCCAGCGGGCTGAAGGTGCGCGACGCCACCAGGTAGTCCCCGTCCGGCGACCACTCGGGCGACGTGTACAGGTTGTCGTTGCCGCGCGTGATCTGCGTGGTGTCGGAGCCGTCCGCTGCGAGCACCCACAGGTTCTGTCCCCCGCTCCGGTCCGAGACGAACACGATCTCGGTGCCGTCCGGGCTGAAGCGCGGCTGACTCTCGAACGCGGGGCCCGTCAGGAGCGGCGTTGCCGTCCCGCCCTCGATGGGAAGGGTGTAGAGGTCGCCGAGCAGGTCGAGGACGAGCGTGTTGCCGTCCGGGCTCACGTCGACCGACATCCACGAGCCCTCCTCGGTGCGGAAGCGGACCTCGCGGGTCGGCTCCAGCGGGAGGGATTCGGTGGCGAGGGAGTCGGGAGCGCCGGGGGGTTGCTCCTGGGCGTGGACCGCGGGCGGAGCAGCAAGGGTCAGGCAGGCAGCCACGAAGGCCGCAGCCATGGTGGTTCTCCGAGTACCTTGGGACATGATCGCGCTCGCAGGGGTCGGGTGGAAGAGAATACCGCAGGCCCGAGGGGTGGAATGGCCCAAAGGTTTGCACCACCGGCAGGCGAGGCAACCGGAGTCATCGTCGCGCGCGGTCACCGGCGATTGACTTATGTTCCATGCTTCGCCGCATCCGGAACACCAGGCGGGCACCGGCTACCCCGGCAACCAGGAATCGATGAGTTGACTACCGGACGGGTGGTCTCGACCCCCATCTCCCGCGGAGAGCAGAGTGATCTGCCGGACATGACCCGAACGCTCCACAAAAGGGCCGCCGCGGGTGCCTGGAACCGCCTGGAACTCGTAGAACAGCTCGGGAACGTGGGGAGCGAGGTGGAGCGCGCCATCCGGTTCCACAAGGCTGGCAAGCGGAGCCGGTTCGAAGGTGCCCTTGAGCGAGCGCTGGAGCTCTTCGACCTGACCGCCAGCGACCCGCGCTGGCACGGTCACCGCTGTCAGGAGATTCTCAGGGCGCGAGAGGAATTCTGCCGCCTTTTCTTCGATCCCGACGTGCCCCCCGGGTCGGCGGAAGGCTTGCGAAAGTACTTCTACGGTTTCGCGCACGCGGCGCGCATGCTGCACTACCGGCGGCAAGCCGAGGCTAGTGGAGCGCCCCGTACACCAGCACCCGCAGCTTCCGGTGGTCGTCCAGGCCGGCGG is a genomic window of Gammaproteobacteria bacterium containing:
- a CDS encoding CehA/McbA family metallohydrolase produces the protein MILGSLLVAAVTTACDSGGGSSAGEAPPARPDPASGRPYAASAHGGNYMQNYYFPPAPSSTPWYPAWAPDGQSIAVGMSGSIWSVDPATGAATELVRSDDYLSSPNWSPDGRWLVYTADAGSGPIQLEVLDTSNGEVHRLTDDAEIYVDPRFSPDGTRLAYVSTAPSGFFNIYIREIADGQWAGDEIAVTYDNTFGRSRLYFGAWDMHISPSWLPSGEELLIVSNRDVPLGSGNVYRIPAGANGIDSRVAVLEEQTLYRTQPDVSIDGRRFVYSSTAGAADQFNNLYVQPTAGGEPYKLTFFEHDAFHPRWSPDGEWIAFITNEGGLPQLALLETYGGALRTVNITERRWKEPMGTLTVTTMDTDGEPVGTRIHLTASDGKHYTPPDAYSRISRARDHIFHHIGTFEIELPPGTARMTVVRGFEHTPREFDVEIVAGEEVGMTVQLDEISDLSDEGWYSGSTHVHMNYAGNLHNTLENLMMMSEAEDQDVVAEQIANKDNRILDHQFFVPGGGAHPLSRPDMVLVVGQEYRPPFYGHVFMFGMTDHLISPYVTGYEQTAIESLYPSNTDMFRKAKAQGATTAYVHSGYSGDPLEGNLGGAKGFIVDAALETTDGVEWSTPQDGYPPVYAVWSNDLRSYVVGGEDSISNLHATPLVGSMRTYIRTPDGELSMEGWFEGMRAGNSFVSSGPLLDVTVDGRIPGEDLEMASGGEVTVRVRAWGVVPMRTAVIVMNGEVVEEIPFEGDRLSLDVERTVQVERSGWIHVRVRGDREDRAPLDTSYPLALTNPVWLTVAGAPIRSRSAADYALRWIDRLQEMAEEWPGWRSDAEKAHVYAQFDEARAIYRSRGEEAAPGT
- a CDS encoding PIN domain-containing protein; amino-acid sequence: MKPEVILDTGPLIAFLNPRDRYHRWAREQWARASPPFLTCEAVIAEACFLAHRLATGAQGAVVSLIERGVLDASFRLGDEAGTVRRMMKKYHDVPMSLADACIVRMSQQHPGSVVLTLDSDFRIFRRSGRQPVPVRMPDG
- the ggt gene encoding gamma-glutamyltransferase — its product is MMNSTSRWIVPLLVAVTACQGGEVPPRAEDGVPPTLGLRSQHGMVSSANLIASEVGAEVLASGGNAVDAAIATGLALAVVHPTAGNIGGGGFMVIRSPDGAATAIDFREKAPLAAHPEMFTDEDGEYSFEIHHSSYYAVGVPGTVAGFALAHERYGSGTPWADLVEPAVGLAGDGFTLSPALARSLANVLPRMEPYPASVAQFSKDGVPYEEGELFRQPDLARTLARIRDQGHDGFYSGETARLLAEEMVRGGGMITEEDLARYQAQERTPIHGTYRGYDLVSMPPPSSGGTAIVQMLNILEGFELAALGHNSAAYVHHLTEAMRLAYRDRAQHLADTDFVDVPLERLTSKDYADELRDRIHADQAGHSEPSQLVMAEESTETTHYSVVDRDGMAVSVTYTLEQGYGSKITVPGAGFLLNNEMGDFNGKPGLTNDRGLIGTEANLARPEQRMLSSMSPSVLSRDGELVAVIGTPGGRTIINTVMQLVLNIVDHGMTIEEAVAAPRIHHQWLPNNVRIEEGGISDGDLAALEAMGHEVQVRGSQGRASSIGVDPETGEFVGAPDPRSPDGGAAAPPGN
- a CDS encoding ribbon-helix-helix protein, CopG family → MTPISLKMPRQLAREVTEAARRRGVSRSALIREILEAFLRSERSTQHESALSQAADLAGAFPGPEDLSVNPDYMRGFGR
- a CDS encoding MFS transporter, which gives rise to MKEHTAPAHPYLVVFALWLLVFSASSQTMVIAPILPLIREELGIADALLGTLVTVYSLMVGIMAVISGPISDRIGRRRILLLGAGAMTCALALHTFVDSFPEFLVVRVLAGAAGGVLSGAAVSYVGDYFPYRRRGWATGWVMSGSAVGLIIGIPVGVLLAGEFGFRSPFYFFGVMMALTFLLVYTRLPQPPVKRRRSRLTVNRAIAGYAVMLRRPEIAFAALAFFTVSLGVALFVVYFPTWLEAFHDATAEQIASLFLVAGVANVIAGPQAGRLSDRVGRKVMVISSCLGLSVVMLATVPLITSLWVAYPLYALMMMLIAMRTSPYSALLTALVPANRRGSLMSLTVALGQVGFALGAMLAGYSYANLGFGGNTVIGAVAVLCMGWMVWARLPEPERE
- a CDS encoding rhomboid family intramembrane serine protease, with the translated sequence MTPWVRRLITANVVVFLLFAVAGPRSDGFWALTLVPQLAYLRPWTLLTYMFLHAGFWHLALNMLGLYFFGPRLELRMGSAHFLRLYLFGGLGGALFSFLPPMAPVVGASGAVFAVLLGFARYWPREPVYIWGILPIRARWLILFLAGFSLFAGITQVDDGVAHFAHLGGFAGALVYLWARQRRRRMVRRRMQGVVKARPEAEMRRKWDLIPVDELHELNRAEVVALLRKVQAFGVRSLTVDERAFLDRMAP
- a CDS encoding amidohydrolase, translating into MSKLSAFVPLTRSVFLLGVLIVACEPGPAEYADLVLTGGKVVTVDDARPEAEALAVTGYTITAVGTNEEIAGHVGPSTEVVELDGRLVIPGFIEGHGHYMSLGRSKMILDLTTATSWDDIVQMVGEASSRAAPGEWVTGRGWHQEKWTSTPEPNVDGVPLHTELSAASPENPVSLGHASGHASFANALAMQLAGIDDNTPDPMGGTIVRDASGAATGLMRETAQLLVSEAVARSGEGRSAEDVDAEFVRAVELAGAEALAYGVTSFQDAGSDFGTIDRLRALAAEGALPVRLYVMVRRESNEVMNEKLPAYRIIPEGNDFLAVRSIKRQIDGALGSHGAWLLENYIDIDNPGLVLETVEDITGTAEVAIRHGYQVNTHAIGDRANREVLDLYEKVFAANPDRTDLRWRIEHAQHLNPADVGRFAELDIIASMQGVHATSDGPWLADRLGRERMIQTSYVWRDILDAGVMIANGTDVPVEHISPIASFYSSVSRRMNNGQVLSGEHRMTREEALESYTINNAYAAFEEHLKGSLTPGKLADIVVLSQDIMTIPEDDIPATEVVYTIVGGEVRYSGPEG